A single Watersipora subatra chromosome 7, tzWatSuba1.1, whole genome shotgun sequence DNA region contains:
- the LOC137400766 gene encoding uncharacterized protein has translation MLSNRDKHGSKGDKHGSKGDKHGSKGDKHGSKGDYHGSKGDKHGSKGDKHDSKGDKHDSKGDKHGSKGDKHGSKGDKHGSNGDKHGSKGDKHGSKGDKPSVLET, from the exons ATGCTGTCAAATA GGGACAAGCACGGTTCCAAAGGGGACAAGCACGGTTCCAAAGGGGACAAGCACGGTTCCAAAGGGGACAAGCACGGTTCCAAAGGAGACTATCACGGTTCCAAAGGGGACAAGCACGGTTCCAAAGGGGACAAGCACGATTCCAAAGGGGACAAGCACGATTCCAAAGGGGACAAGCACGGTTCCAAAGGGGACAAGCACGGTTCCAAAGGGGACAAGCACGGTTCCAACGGGGACAAGCACGGTTCCAAAGGGGACAAGCACGGTTCCAAAGGGGACAAGCCTTCAGTACTAGAAACATGA